Part of the Sphaerodactylus townsendi isolate TG3544 linkage group LG10, MPM_Stown_v2.3, whole genome shotgun sequence genome is shown below.
AAGGAAAGTGGAAGTTCACCTAATTTGAAACAGTTGAATCCTCACCATGGAGTGACACAGTGCCTTAGGTATGTAATCCAATTGAGAAGCAGCTTTTTAGAGCAACAGGAGAGGCTTAATCCACAGAAGTATGCTAACTCCGGTTAACGTCAAGACCAGTTGGTCTGCAGCCAGTGTGTGACATCACTGTTTTGATGGGTCACAGCACAATTCTACGCATTTGTATTTAGACAAAAGTTCTCTACATTCAATGAGATTCTAAACAGGGCATTGAGGTTGCGGGTTAAGTTATTTTTCCAAAATAGAAATTAAAGCCAACATGTTTGCAGTACCTTTCCTTAATTTATATAATAAAAGAGACCAGTTAAGTACAAATGCAAGCATATTTTAATTGAGTAAAATCCATGTTACATTGTGTTTGCATGTATAGAATTAAATGGGCCCTAAACTGGGTCGCCCACACTTGGTCAATCAGGATAACTTAACGTTGTAGTATGACACCTTTTTGGCCCATTTTGTGAACCTAATCCATAACCGTTGGGCAAAATGATGCAAGAACACATAGACCTCTAAGCTCTATGTATTTTTTAGGAAATCAGTTCTCAAACATGATATACTGGTGGAGCTTCTCTTTCGTCTCTGTAACAAGAAATAATACCCAAGACATCTCTTGAAGTAGGCAATCAGCagaatttttgtttctgtcaCGGGAAAGTCTTAATGAGAGCATCTTTGTAGAATGTGGTTGAAAGTAAATTAGTTGTCTATCCATAAATAATCCCCCAAAGTCTTCAGAAGCAAGGGCCACTGCATTAACCCAGTAAACTTATCCCTCATATTAAACTTAAACTATAAAAGCCTGTCAGGATCTTCACTAAAGCTGAAGTCACATACTAGAGACAAATGGTCTGAAGGGTAATTGAAAGATGGTAGCCTGTTGGGTCCAATTTGTTCCTCAGTCAGAAGACTGAGAGCAGCATTCACTTGTAAGGCATGTTGTGAATACCAGATATAATCCAGGGTGTGCCTGCATTCTCCAGAGGGTCGGATCTTCCATGTCGTGTATGGGGGTTCAGACAGCCCATCGGCACTCAGCAGCTTGTAAGCACTATTCAAGTTCAGGCTGGAGTTTGCGAATTCTTTGTAAACCTCTTCAGTGGGCTCAGCATTGAAATCACCACAAACAATGACAGGGATCTCAGCCTCTTGAGTGATACTTTTCAGTTTCTGCAGAAGATCAATACCTTGCGCTGATCTCAACCTTTCCCAGCCATTACGTGCTTTCAAGTgagtgacagcaatgcagaatagTTTGCCAGTTTCATTGCATTTTAGTATCTGAGCGATAGCTACTTGGTTGGTTTTTAGCTTCATTGCGGTCAGCCTCATGTTGGCGCTGTTGATTAGAGTAAACCGGTCTTTAAGAAAGAACAAGGCACAGCCATCTGGCCCATTGTTACATTCCACATCTAAACATGGAGACCATGGCTTAGGTAAGAAAGTACATTGGTAGCCCAGACGACTAAGGAGTGGTTGAAAGGTGTCAAAATAGTGGTCCACTTCTTGAAGACACAGGATGTCTGGTTGGTATGCAAGGATCTCTTCGAGAATGAGACATTTCCTTTCTTCCCACCTGAGGGCTTCCATAGGGCACTGTACAAAGTTGTCTTTGCCTTCCCCAAGAGCTGAAAAGAAAGAACGCATAGTAAACTTTCAGGTTCAAATATTTTTACCACACATACCAGGCTAGCTCATCTCATGGGAAGAATGCGACATCAATTCAAACAGCAACTTGTGGATTGCTTTGTGCCCAACATACAGAGAATCAGCATGTGTCAACTCAGACATTTTTGTTCACCCACTGGAGGGGTATTCAGTTTATCTGTTTGGCAAATGGCCTCGGATGGGATGACTGATGCAGAAAGAACCATAAAGCCTAGTTCACATTCACAAGAAAATGAAGACGTGGCAAATGAGGTGGCAGAATGTCTCtgtggatacaaatccaactcttcttctttttctactctTAGCCTGTCAGACTACAGCTGAAGGATCATATTTTGCAATGGTCCTCTATGTTAAACATCTGTGCaaacaaaatgtcagcacagCCAGGAAAGACCTTATTTATAAAGTTTTTTAATGCAAAGAGACATGCAAAGCTGGGTTCTGCCTCTCACAATTCATTCTACTACTTCTGGGTCTTCCATCCTCAACTTCTGAGGCACACACCCACCAATGGGTAACCCTGCATAACAGTTTCCACCCAACCTCTCCTAAAACAGATATAATGATCAATAATTGTGGATGATGTAACCATTTGAGGCTGTAGAAAACACATGAGAGGCCCTGCTTGTCCAGATCAGTGATTCATGCTGCCCAACACATTGCTTTACATAGCATCCAACCAGTTGTTTTGGAGAGCCAACAACCAGGGCATGCAGGATACAaccttcccctgatattgcctcccagtgctggtattcagaggtttgcttctCCAGTatatggaggctcccttcagCCACCCCTGCTAGTCGCCACTGTCAGCCCCTGAGTCATGGATCGATTTCACCCTCCTTTTCAAAGCCACATATGTATGTAGGCATCACTAGACCTATTGGTAATGAATCCCACAGCTTAATTACTTGTTGAGTGAAGTGTTCCTTGGCCAGGAACAGTTTGATTAAGGTTTTTACCTTGAGCAAGTATATTCCACTGCATGACTCTAATGGGTTGGTGGCTTTTGGCAACATTGGCCTGCAGGTTCACAAAGTCTCTATGGAACCGGGCTGGACGTTTCTGAAGCACCACTTGACATTCTTCAAGCAGGTCCTTGGGGTCTATAGGATCTAGGAATTCAGCATCCGGGTGTTCCAAGTATTCCAGATGTTTTGAGACGGCACCATTGCTCAAAGTCTTTGCGAGAGCGCTGTAGAGCCTGCTTGTACTGTTGCCCATGGGATACACTGAAGGAAACAAAGAATGGCAAGTTCAGCAAAGACAAGGATGAGTAGTTCCCACTCCAGGTCTGCTAATGCTGGGTAGGCTTCACTCCCCACAAAGATCAGAATAAACAAACTAATGTTCCAGTTAGTTTTACACAGTTTCCATGCAGGATGTTTGCACAAACATTTAGACAAACTTCAAAATATTCAGTCTTTTGGATGATGTTGTACATTTATATTCCTGACAATAAAAATTACCACTGTGGCCtgaaaaaataaaggagaaaagTATACTATATTGTGTAGATTTACCATGATCTCAGTGATCTAAATACTAAGACAATGGCTCCTTCCTATCCCAGAACCCCAGGATACTTCTCACAAGACAGACAGAACATTCAGATGTAAACTTTCCAAATGGGTGCTCTCTTCAGATCATTGCAAAAAAATGTCCATTATGTGTTAACTAGACTTCGCAATAATAAAGTCTCTGGGAATGTCTTTGTTACCTGCCTCTCTCATTAAGAGACACAAAGGCCCTTAACAGAAACATGTCTGAAGTAGGTCAACCGAAGGGGCCTTTCTGCTCCCTCTTCTGCTCAGCTACAGAGTGGCTGGCTGCTGACAGCATCAAAGAGAAAAGGGAATGGGTAACATCTGGTTTCTTTCAGAGGAAGACATGAGCCTGCTGTATTCAAAACTGCAGTCACTCCAGTGGCATCAGAGCTAGCAGTGCCACAAAATCCCACCCTTCTGAGTAATGAATGTTGTGACTAGAATAGTATGGGAAGAACCTGTTCCGTGCTTTTCCACAAGACAATTGCGATTGGCTCAAATTGAGCCAGTAAGCTTCACTGGCTGGCTATCTTAACTCAGGAGTTTCCCAGTCCTAGATCAACACAATACACACTATTTAACATATTTATGTACTACTTTTTTGAAAAGCAATCAAAACAATTTGCAATTATATACACAAGCTAGATTGCAGCAAAAGAGGAGAAATACAACAGCTTGTCTATTTCCAAATGTTATTTGAACAGTTTGAGTCTTACTTTTCTGAATGAAGACTGCCAAAGTTATAATTTACCATGCTattctaggcagccaattccagaGGACTGGAACCGTCACCGGAAGAGCACAAGCACAGGCCATCCTGACCTCCTTTGGAGCTGGGATCACAAGCTACACTGTGTTAGCTGTTCTGCAAGGTTCTGAGCTTTTCAGGAAGAATATTTCCAGCAACTCATACAACTCTGGAGTCGTATGAACATAAGGCCTAAAATGTAccgaataaaataacaaaaaagtatTACTATTCACTATTACAATTAACTGTTTCCTAATATTTGGAACTCCAGATATTACCACTTCCTTCTTCATGAACACATTTAATCAGTTTACCACAGAATCTGAAATACCTTGGCTCTCTTTTGCTCCTATTAATCATGCAGAATTAGTCCTGTTTGTATCTTGCAGCATCTGCTCTCATTTGAAACACTTAGTTGGAAGATGAGCTCCAGCTGCATATTTTTGTTTCAGACAATATTTTTACCATCAGTTTGAAATGCCATttctaaggctccttctgcacatgcacaataatgcactttcagtccactttcaatgcactttgctgctaaACTTtagtgtgtggaatagcaaaatccacttacaaacaattgtgaaagtggattgaaagtacattactctgcatgtgcggaaagggcctaagtggaTAGCAGTTGCTGACAGTGGTGCTGGCTAGTTATAAGCAGTGATAGGAAAATATTAATAAAAGCGTGAATGAGGTCCTTTCCTATGTTGTCCTAACCTAGTAGAACCACTGACCCATGTCAAGCTATGAAATTGGTTTGTCCCATGAGTTAAATGGACCTGGCTTCCCCAAAACAGGACATCAATATTCTATTCCTCATTCAAACACTGTTCCAACACTGCCACAAAGTCCTTACTACACCACAATCTCAAAAAATTAGCCTGGAATACTGGCTTATCTGGGAAAGTATGAAAAGAAAGGCTGCAGGATAACTTCTCACTTGTCATTTGTGTGCAGGAATAACACCAGGGGGTTCTCCACCTCGTGGTACCCTAAAGCAAGCATACTTGACCATCAAAAAACTTCAAGACCAGTCAGCTCAGAATTACCTTAAGCTTCATACTAAAAGTTACCAATGTAGCCAAACAAAAATAAGAGGACAGCAAACAAAAACGATCTATTTCCACTATACCAATTTTTTGGATTCATTTCCTATGGTGCTGCCACACTTCAAAATGCCCCTTTGTATGTAATGAGAGGCCTAAGTTCAGTAACACTGAAAAGGAATCCACAGCAGCGAAAAGGAAAATATGCTGATCTGATCCTTGTAAGGGCAAATCTTTATTGAACTAGTAATATGTTTTGAATCGATCAGTTagtacacattacagcacagagCCACAAAGTCTCAATTGTTTGTCATGAAGGCTATGAGATGGGTATGCACAATTTCCCTCTTTTTATGAAAATCTAACTCCCAACTTCATTGTTATCTGTCATGGAACATCAGACCAGTTATTACTGCTTTCATAATGGGATTATCCCTCATCAGAATCCACTCAGTTCTACAGCAGAGTTCTGAGAAACGGAACCTTCCTTCAGCTGATTGTTAAGCCTCGGTTTATTTGACATCCCAAAGTAGCTTGTCACATGTCAGACATTTCCCACCAGACTGCACAATGCAGCTATTTGTGCCAATAGTACAATATTCTAAATGTGTGAAAAGTAAACAAAAAACAGCAGCTTCTTACTAAACTGACTGGTAGTTTATGTAATCCTTCACACCTGCCAAGTTTGATGACGCAagagtttaccccccccccccaccagacaGGGGCCCAAACAAGTCATGAATGTTCTGTTCTATTCATTTGTGCAGCATCAGTTTACAAACAAGAAAACAGCATAGCTGTTCCCATTCACTTCCACCCActgaggaaggagggaaaaaaaaggggggggggagcgactcTAGATGATGAAAGAATGTTCTACAAGATAAAATAGCAACAATAATGTTTGTGAGAGCATGACAGAGCTAATTTTCAAACACCTGCTGTAACCTGAGGAGCAGAGAGTGGGAATCTAGAGCCACATCTAAGATATAAGGAGAGACCAGATCCAAAGATAACGACTGCTAAAAAGCATTTGGATTCATTGTCGGAAAAGCGATACCATTTTTCGTTTTCTGACTTCAGGAGAGCTTTAATTTATGCCTGTGAATTCAGATTATGGAACAGTCGCCGCTGATTCCACTGCTCTCGTGACTGATAAGCCAAATCTCCCAGAAGAACAGATTTTACCATATCAAGTCATCATGCCAACGGAGTCCTCGGCACTTCCTACCATCGTAAAGAGCTGGCAGTTTGATTTAATACCTTCAGCAGCTTTATCTTGACTGAACAGCTGTTTGTTGACAAGGTTTGCCAACTTGTCCTCAAGGGGAAACTGGCCTTTTGTACAAAGGCATTTTTCTGTGGCTCCTCTATTAAAGCAAGTTCAAGGACATGAACAATGGGGGAGGAACATGCAGTCGTACTGTAGTTTTAAAGTCTTCATACCATACAATCTACCCATTCtcacatttaaaacaaagaaaacaggtctTACTGCTTATTTATGACCGTGTTTCCTATGATACAAGAACATAGTGGTCCACTGTAAATCTTTTTTTGTCTAGCAGTTCCTGGAGAAAAGTTAAAACGGAATAAAATGATGTCCAAGCATACCCGTGCAAACTTGCCAACATTCAAAGGGTTGCAGACAGCAAGCTTTGCAATTTTTCAAATAAGCATTGATCAACAATGTTAATGTTGCATACACACCTGAAAAACTGGAAGACCACATCAGCGTTAACAGTAAACACATCTAATGGTGAAGCGCAGGCACAATTAATAGCCTCCCAAGTCACGTGAGCTCCCTTATGTTTGCTAAAGTGGTCCAGTGGTGACACCTAGTGGCCTCTTGCAACAACACTTCTAACTTGCAGGAAATGTCTCAGACTATTGCCATAATTAACTGTCATTCAGCAatgcttaaaacaaaacaaaaaaatccagactGGCTCTGATTATGGGTTTGCCACGTGGTGAATCACTCAGTAGATCTGATCTGTGGCAGCTTCGGCCCATGAAGGAAATATATGCCTGTGCGCCTTTTTACTTTGCATTTCTGAAATTTTAATTTAGTACTTCCACAGAATCTGCATGAGCCTTACGTGCTCAAGAGACCTAAgaatttattttttgaaagggAAACTTTCAAGGAAAGCTTCCACTCAGCAACAAAAATTCTCAGCTGCCATTTACAATTTCTGTGATGCCACCACATAACCTTGAAGCTGCAACATTTTTGACTGAACGCTGTATAAACTATCATAGGCAACTGACCTCTAGCATGCCTCTTCACCTTCATGACTCGCTTATGGAGATTTCTTTATCAATGATCTTTTAATTGCATTCCTCCAAGTTTACAGTACCCTGAATGAGTCTGCATTTACTGATAGGCTGGAGGAAACAGAAAGTACCGACACAGCCAGAACTGGCCTGTGTGTTCTGGCTTTTGAAGGATGGCTACTGAAGGAAATATAGTTCAACATGGGCAGGGCGGTGAGGGTGAGATCAGCTTTAACTTTAAATTGGAGCATATGACCTACTTTTAACATGtacatttctcttcctttctccatccaagaaaaaaaatgtgcactgcactaagaataaataaaatgacagctCTGACCCTGGAATGGCCCACTAAAATGGGACTCAACAGCTGAAGACCAGTGATTGTTTTTTGTGATGAAGAGCAGTAATAGACCTTATGAGGGCATATTGAGTTCTTCTAAAACACATGTATAACAAACTATTCAGGATTACTGTAAACACAGAAACCTGGTACTCTACCACTATCCACACTGGTGGATTTAGATAAACAATCAACTCAGGAATCATTTACGATGCAGTACTTAAGAATGCTTATCAAACATGGAGTTACAAGACAGGACTTGTAGACTGAAAGGAAGACTTTAGGGTATTAAAATATATCtcaagggaaaaaaccctgaaagattGATCCTAGGGGCATCTTCAATAGCCTCCTATCACATAATCATTTATACTGATTATGTACACCAGCAACGtacgtagcggttaagagcagtgcattctaatctggaggaaccaggtttgattccccgctctgcacaccagctgtggaggcttatctggggaattcagattagcctgtgcactccaacacatgccagctgggtgaccttggactagtcacagttcttctgagctctctcagccccacccacctcacagggtgtttgttgtgaggagggaagggaaaagagattggaagccactttgagtctcctactggagagaaaggggggatataaacccaaactcttcttctcttcttcaagtaTACTAGCAACTAAGTGACATAAAAATGAGTAATCAAAAAACCTGCCGTCCATCTCCTTTGTGGGTTTGAACAATGCCAGTGTGTCAGTGATGCTTGCCTCATGTACAGCAGCAAGTTCAATAATGATGCTTCCTTTAATTGCCACTGGTGTCCTCCAGTATTGCTGCACTGATTCAAAGCCTTAAGTGGGAGTTTTTTTGAACGGGTGCAACTACACTATTTGCAACTTGATCCAAACTACCTTTTCCCCTACACAGATAACCTCTGTATACAGCTACAGCACATGAACCCCAATGCTGGAACATGAGCTTCAGCAACCACACGCATTGCAGCAAGTGAAGCAGAACTGTCCCGACATCATATGCACAGCCTTGAAGATCAAACTGTGCTCCAGAAAGAGCCGGTCAAAGACTTCTGTAGCAAGCTCAGTGGTCTACAAGCGGAACTTAGGCAATAAATTGTCTGGAACTCTTCCAGGACCCATAGAGCTACTTCCACTCAACCTTGAAGCAAACGGAATATTGAACCAGAATAGAAAAGTGGCTTAATCATGCCTATGAAGTTTAGTGCAAGTTGCTCAATAACTCTGATGCAATGTGAGTAGCTTGTTCAGCTCAGTCAGTTGAGATTTACATAATCAACCAAGCATTTCTTGTGAAGGTTGCCATACCACTGTCAAGGTCAATAAAATACAGTAACATTTTATGGGgagtactttttttttaaaaaaaagacttataTAGTTATACAAAGATGTAAGGCAACTTAAACAAGTCTAACAAGATTTCCAAATAACTACTACTTAAAATGTCACAATGCTATGGTGGTCAAAAggcccatcaagtcacagatgacttatggcaaccccagtagggtttttcaaggcaaaaagcGTTTggaggggtttgccattgccagcccttgcatgagctgagagagttctgagagaactgcgacagGGCCaacgtcactcagcaggcttcaaggggtggggaatcaacctcacttctccagataagaatccaccgccCTCAAGCACTACACCACTGAAATGGAGCAGTTAGATGACAAACCTTAAGATGTGTATATGACTCCATGGTGGACCAGTGGACCATAGTTGGAGTCCACTGAATTTCTGaaaacagaggtgtagcaagtgggaaaagcacctggtgcatcctctgcccccgccccgccctgccacGCTCCACCCCCACAGGGTCacgcaccccccggtccccttggagctatgcctctggctgaaAAGCATTTATTTCATAGGGGTCGGTGTGGCTTCTAACCACATGGGTTAGAATAGAGTATCCTAAAACTATAACACATGTATAGGTATTATCTGGTacttggcctttttttttttttgagggaaggATTAATGAGGTCCTTGGGATCCTACACAGTTCCACCCTGGGCACAGCACCAATTATTAAGCTTTTTCTGTATGCAAGTACAAGGATTCAAGAAAGCAGCTCTGTTTAAGAATGCTTTCACTTTCTTCTATTACATCATGGGTGTAAAAAAACCCACTAGAACTACTTGTTCTTCTACAATTACACTGCGACGTGGGTGAGAAAATGACAAGAGCCTCTGCTCCAAAAGGACAGATTCTCAAGCATGACTCATTGCTTGGGGGAGAGAGAACATCTCCCACACGCGTATTTAAGTTTAGAAATACCCAGACATCTATGACAGCAGCAACTAACTGAAACCCACAAAAGATTTGAGCATGTCTATTCCAAACCTGCTTTTGAAACTGTCAAGAAGTCACCAGAGAATACCTATCCTAAGTTATCCTAAGAATGCACTGAGCGACATTTTGGACTGCTGCAGCGAAGCATCAAATAGTCACAGTTACAGCAACAGACAAGTAGTATCACTGCTATGGCCACACGTTTTTCCATATCAAGTTTTTCAAACTCTTACACTTGATCTAGAAGGATCTCTTGAGGATAAAACTCATGCATCTTGTTTGTAGGATGAAAGTACACATGTTCTTAAGAGCTGTTCCACAGTAGAAAGTACCTTGGAAATTTGTCAAGGCCTAGGTCTGAGGGCCAATCTTGAAGAGAGAATGGACACAAAAAAACTATACTGCCTGTCTCTTTAAGATGCTGTTAATGGCATACAGAGGAAGCATAGAATTCAGATGAAAATGTGATGCTAAGAAACAAGATAATTTCACCCTTCTACTATAAGTGTGCTTTCCTTCAGATGGCCATAATAAGCTTCTCTCTACTTAGTGTTATTTGCCTCAATATTATGGCACTGGCAGCTtggaaggaggggtgtgtgatTTACATCAAAAATACAGTGTGGagcttgaccccccccccccatggccccaaACCAAATCCCTTTGACCTccacagctatttatttatttgtactttCAAGTCTGAACCATAAAATCTTCAGAGCTTCTTGAGGTCAAATATTTACCCAATCACAGGTGTTTCACACTTTGTTTAGTTTGACCCCAATAAGTACACAAGGTTCTTTGATTCAGACTAATTAGACCTGGGGTGGAGgaacaaagaaaatatttgtggttttaaattaaaactttTGAAAATACACTACTTTGCGGATGGTTTCAGATAGGTGATCCCTGGTTCAAAAACTCTGAGTAAAGACAAAAATTCAACTTCGATGAAGAACtaagaaaagaaagcagaggtACAGAAAGCCAAGTAATTTTCATAAAAAGTTCAAGTGATCTCAGATAATTTCTGTCACCCtccttccccacttttaaaaaactgttttaaaaaacaaagtcttAAAAAGCCAGTGAGGACTAGTATCTCTGATGGCATGTTTAAAATAATATAAGAACA
Proteins encoded:
- the NOCT gene encoding nocturnin isoform X3, with the protein product MCSWELPVASEPARVYPMGNSTSRLYSALAKTLSNGAVSKHLEYLEHPDAEFLDPIDPKDLLEECQVVLQKRPARFHRDFVNLQANVAKSHQPIRVMQWNILAQALGEGKDNFVQCPMEALRWEERKCLILEEILAYQPDILCLQEVDHYFDTFQPLLSRLGYQCTFLPKPWSPCLDVECNNGPDGCALFFLKDRFTLINSANMRLTAMKLKTNQVAIAQILKCNETGKLFCIAVTHLKARNGWERLRSAQGIDLLQKLKSITQEAEIPVIVCGDFNAEPTEEVYKEFANSSLNLNSAYKLLSADGLSEPPYTTWKIRPSGECRHTLDYIWYSQHALQVNAALSLLTEEQIGPNRLPSFNYPSDHLSLVCDFSFSEDPDRLL
- the NOCT gene encoding nocturnin isoform X1 is translated as MYPSPARSLCSALPTFCCASSLLRRSPVPMKRALSPPALLAASSSTAAASLCGCSVAGRGAASPQVVYPMGNSTSRLYSALAKTLSNGAVSKHLEYLEHPDAEFLDPIDPKDLLEECQVVLQKRPARFHRDFVNLQANVAKSHQPIRVMQWNILAQALGEGKDNFVQCPMEALRWEERKCLILEEILAYQPDILCLQEVDHYFDTFQPLLSRLGYQCTFLPKPWSPCLDVECNNGPDGCALFFLKDRFTLINSANMRLTAMKLKTNQVAIAQILKCNETGKLFCIAVTHLKARNGWERLRSAQGIDLLQKLKSITQEAEIPVIVCGDFNAEPTEEVYKEFANSSLNLNSAYKLLSADGLSEPPYTTWKIRPSGECRHTLDYIWYSQHALQVNAALSLLTEEQIGPNRLPSFNYPSDHLSLVCDFSFSEDPDRLL
- the NOCT gene encoding nocturnin isoform X2, with translation MCLLLTLMWSSSFSVYPMGNSTSRLYSALAKTLSNGAVSKHLEYLEHPDAEFLDPIDPKDLLEECQVVLQKRPARFHRDFVNLQANVAKSHQPIRVMQWNILAQALGEGKDNFVQCPMEALRWEERKCLILEEILAYQPDILCLQEVDHYFDTFQPLLSRLGYQCTFLPKPWSPCLDVECNNGPDGCALFFLKDRFTLINSANMRLTAMKLKTNQVAIAQILKCNETGKLFCIAVTHLKARNGWERLRSAQGIDLLQKLKSITQEAEIPVIVCGDFNAEPTEEVYKEFANSSLNLNSAYKLLSADGLSEPPYTTWKIRPSGECRHTLDYIWYSQHALQVNAALSLLTEEQIGPNRLPSFNYPSDHLSLVCDFSFSEDPDRLL